In Gemmatimonas sp., the sequence CGAACGGGACGAGCAGAAAGAGTCCACCATTCTGCGCATGCGCGTACGACGCCGTGCTCACGCTCACCCCGAGCACGGCCATCGCGCGAACGCAACGCTCAAGCCACGGCCGCCCGCGTCTCACGTCTTTTCGTTCGGGTCGCCGTATCCCAACCGCAACACGGCATTGCGATTCCGACGCCAGTTCGGGAGCACCTTCACCCACAGATCGAGATAGACGGGTTGCCCAACGAAGCGCTCGATTTTCTCGCGCGCTACGCGGCCAAGCTTCTTGATTTGCTGTCCGTTGGCTCCGATCACAATCCGTTTCTGGCTGTCGCGTTCGACGTGCAGGACCGCACGAATGTACAGCGGAGTAGAGCCCTCGCGAAACTCCTCAATTTCACACGCAAGCGCATGGGGCAATTCGTCACCGAGTTGCTCGAGCGCCGTTTCGCGCACGAACTCGGCGCAGAAGAACTTCACCGGCTGCGTGGAGAGTTCGTCGGCGGGATAGAGATAGGGACTTTCTGGTAGTCGCTCCGTGATCGCGTTCACCAGGCGATCCATGCCGTCGCCGGTGTGCGCTGAGAGGAGGACGGCTTCCGGGTAGTGCTCGAG encodes:
- the era gene encoding GTPase Era, yielding MTRAGIVTVAGFPNPGNSTLLNRLVGEKLAITSSKAQSTRHRILGLRTENDTQMVILDTPGLLEPKDTLHSAMRNAALAAVRDADVLVHVVDATATIPSDFATAAGLERAPRAKVLLALNKIDLIDEPKKFALLEHYPEAVLLSAHTGDGMDRLVNAITERLPESPYLYPADELSTQPVKFFCAEFVRETALEQLGDELPHALACEIEEFREGSTPLYIRAVLHVERDSQKRIVIGANGQQIKKLGRVAREKIERFVGQPVYLDLWVKVLPNWRRNRNAVLRLGYGDPNEKT